A portion of the Pseudoalteromonas luteoviolacea genome contains these proteins:
- a CDS encoding heme/hemin ABC transporter substrate-binding protein, with protein MKHTLYIGILLMLSSFAANAERLVIAGGTITDIVYALKAGESVVAVDTSSTWPPKATTLPKVGYYRDLAAEGILSQKPTMILTLEGAGRPEVLTQIKSTGVPLKLYEKPTHIQGLFSLINEVAADLNKQSQATQLINSLKKQLPSKPKHSDTKALFILSAGERGVMVAGKETVPDILFDYTGIENIAVHNGFKPFNREALLVSNPDFIVAPSHVVYGAGGPEKFCQQASLALIPAAKECRLLVMDSLMALGMTTRLPEAIAKLDAFHRKQAL; from the coding sequence ATGAAACATACCCTTTATATTGGTATTTTACTGATGCTGAGTAGCTTCGCTGCGAATGCAGAGCGCTTAGTCATCGCAGGTGGCACCATTACAGATATTGTCTATGCATTAAAAGCGGGGGAATCTGTCGTCGCAGTCGATACTTCTAGCACTTGGCCGCCAAAAGCGACAACCCTGCCAAAAGTTGGCTATTATCGTGATTTAGCAGCTGAGGGAATTTTGTCGCAAAAGCCAACAATGATCCTTACTCTAGAGGGAGCTGGTCGCCCTGAAGTACTCACCCAAATAAAAAGTACAGGCGTCCCTCTAAAACTATATGAAAAGCCAACACATATTCAGGGTCTTTTTTCACTTATCAACGAAGTAGCTGCTGATCTCAATAAACAATCTCAGGCGACACAGCTAATCAACTCTTTAAAAAAGCAACTACCAAGCAAACCTAAGCACTCAGATACTAAGGCATTATTTATTCTCTCTGCTGGTGAAAGAGGCGTGATGGTCGCAGGTAAAGAGACAGTACCTGATATCTTGTTCGACTATACAGGCATTGAAAATATCGCTGTGCATAATGGGTTTAAGCCATTTAACCGTGAAGCCCTATTAGTCAGCAACCCTGACTTTATCGTCGCCCCCAGTCATGTTGTCTATGGCGCAGGCGGCCCTGAAAAGTTTTGTCAGCAAGCGTCCCTTGCTTTAATCCCAGCTGCGAAGGAATGTCGTCTACTAGTTATGGATTCTCTAATGGCACTCGGTATGACTACTCGATTACCTGAAGCCATAGCCAAACTAGACGCATTTCATCGTAAGCAGGCATTATGA
- a CDS encoding FecCD family ABC transporter permease, producing MSNTALPLLNSNQHLKWYWLSGLLLLGLAWLSLSSGPVGWDWKMPIAWLLPDTMIMDIDELQMSVVSQIRLPRLLLAILVGSVLACSGAATQALCRNPLADPSLMGVTGGAAVAAIAVIALAPKVSFINEAMVAPAAFVGALTITSVIYRLANHQGQVQITTLLLAGVAINAIAMAIIGLFSFFADDSSLRLMTYWQMGSLGGASWSAMIYGAPLIVISTIMLIMKKRQINALMLGERDARHLGVNVKRLKTEVVFLVALGVGGAVAMAGMIGFVGLVVPHIARLLVGPDLRKMLPLSMLLGCVLMLLADWIARLIVAPSELPIGIVTALFGAPFFIYQLVKQKRGAHA from the coding sequence ATGAGCAACACCGCACTTCCCCTTTTAAATTCAAATCAACATTTAAAGTGGTACTGGTTGAGCGGCTTATTGCTGCTTGGCCTTGCTTGGCTCTCTCTCAGTAGCGGTCCTGTTGGGTGGGATTGGAAAATGCCAATCGCTTGGTTATTGCCGGATACCATGATAATGGACATTGATGAGCTACAAATGAGTGTGGTATCACAAATTCGATTGCCTCGATTGCTGCTCGCCATTTTAGTTGGCTCCGTGCTCGCATGCAGTGGCGCGGCAACGCAGGCACTATGTCGAAACCCACTAGCTGATCCCAGTTTAATGGGCGTCACAGGTGGCGCTGCGGTCGCCGCCATTGCCGTCATCGCTTTAGCCCCCAAAGTCAGCTTTATTAATGAAGCCATGGTCGCGCCTGCCGCATTCGTAGGTGCACTCACTATCACTTCTGTTATTTATCGCCTTGCCAACCATCAAGGCCAAGTTCAAATCACGACATTACTATTGGCAGGTGTCGCCATTAATGCCATTGCCATGGCCATCATCGGCTTATTCAGCTTTTTTGCTGACGACAGCTCATTACGTCTGATGACATATTGGCAGATGGGTTCACTTGGCGGTGCAAGTTGGTCAGCAATGATTTACGGTGCCCCGCTTATTGTCATCAGCACCATCATGCTGATTATGAAGAAACGCCAAATAAATGCGCTAATGCTTGGCGAAAGAGATGCAAGACATCTAGGTGTTAATGTGAAACGCCTAAAAACCGAAGTCGTCTTTCTCGTTGCGCTTGGTGTCGGTGGTGCCGTTGCTATGGCGGGTATGATAGGATTTGTTGGATTGGTTGTTCCTCATATCGCGCGTTTATTAGTGGGTCCAGATCTACGAAAAATGCTACCCCTGAGCATGCTATTAGGATGCGTACTAATGTTACTTGCCGATTGGATAGCTCGCCTGATTGTCGCACCTTCTGAGTTACCGATTGGTATTGTCACAGCACTATTCGGCGCGCCATTTTTTATCTACCAGTTAGTGAAGCAAAAGCGAGGTGCACATGCTTGA
- a CDS encoding heme ABC transporter ATP-binding protein, whose amino-acid sequence MLECNNIAITRGNKRIIHDVSFTAQQGEFIVLLGENGAGKSTLLSAICDDLTYSGEVLLHGQAINQLDSQQLATKRAMLLQNNRVNFAFNAAELIAMGRYPYHETTLSQAEVVNDIVAQLSLEALADRDVTVLSGGEFQRVQFARCIAQLDAHKPGTSGKLMLLDEPTSALDLHHQHMTLSKAKSFAEQGNTIIAVLHDLNLASLYADRILLLHHGVIYHDGKPQDVLRPEVLQPIYRAGMQINLHPSFEIPMIFSEPLTGASNA is encoded by the coding sequence ATGCTTGAGTGTAACAATATCGCGATTACGCGCGGTAACAAACGCATTATTCACGATGTGTCTTTTACAGCGCAGCAAGGAGAATTTATTGTCTTACTTGGCGAAAATGGCGCGGGTAAATCGACCTTATTGAGCGCAATATGTGATGATCTGACCTATTCAGGTGAGGTGTTACTTCACGGTCAAGCAATCAATCAACTTGACTCTCAGCAGCTTGCTACCAAACGCGCTATGCTGCTGCAAAATAATCGCGTCAATTTTGCTTTTAATGCCGCTGAACTGATTGCAATGGGGCGCTATCCCTATCATGAGACAACCCTCTCGCAGGCCGAAGTTGTCAATGACATTGTCGCACAATTGTCGCTTGAAGCGTTAGCTGATAGAGATGTGACAGTGCTCTCAGGCGGTGAGTTTCAACGTGTGCAATTTGCACGTTGCATTGCGCAGCTTGATGCACATAAGCCTGGAACATCAGGTAAGTTGATGCTGCTGGACGAACCAACCTCGGCATTGGACCTGCATCATCAGCATATGACCCTAAGCAAAGCGAAATCTTTTGCAGAGCAAGGTAATACCATCATTGCTGTATTACACGACTTAAACTTAGCATCATTATATGCTGACAGGATTTTACTGCTGCACCATGGCGTCATCTATCACGACGGCAAACCACAGGATGTCTTACGCCCTGAAGTGTTGCAACCTATATACCGTGCTGGTATGCAAATTAACTTGCACCCCAGCTTTGAAATCCCTATGATTTTTTCAGAACCGCTAACAGGAGCCTCCAATGCGTGA
- a CDS encoding HugZ family protein, whose product MREQAAFEARTLVRQSSVCVISTISKNLQGYPFGSVSPFMTDNQGRLIFYIAGIAQHSRNLTEDSRMCATVFDAADQGDQNAHARVTVVGDAAPVPAEESEALLERYERQYPEAISYRQAHDFQLWRMEVKRVRYIGGFGHIFWIEESEWRAQEPEWTLEDEKRMVEHMNDDHADANQLMLNLIHQVQADDVIMTTIVPDGCYLRANDRNYYVQFENVCMDSKAVRMELVRLTKAARKALSSEAEQD is encoded by the coding sequence ATGCGTGAACAAGCCGCTTTTGAAGCACGCACCTTAGTAAGACAGTCATCTGTCTGTGTGATCTCAACCATTTCTAAAAACCTACAGGGCTATCCTTTTGGATCTGTGTCTCCTTTTATGACGGACAATCAAGGTAGGCTGATTTTTTATATTGCAGGGATAGCACAACATTCAAGAAATCTTACTGAAGATAGCCGCATGTGTGCGACCGTATTTGATGCTGCAGATCAAGGTGACCAAAATGCACACGCACGAGTCACTGTCGTTGGTGATGCAGCGCCGGTGCCAGCTGAAGAGTCAGAAGCATTACTTGAGCGCTATGAGCGTCAATACCCTGAGGCCATATCTTACCGCCAAGCCCATGACTTTCAGTTATGGCGTATGGAAGTAAAGCGTGTTCGTTATATTGGTGGATTTGGCCATATATTCTGGATAGAAGAAAGCGAATGGCGTGCACAAGAGCCAGAGTGGACGTTAGAAGATGAAAAGCGCATGGTAGAGCATATGAATGACGACCATGCTGATGCCAACCAACTTATGCTGAACCTAATTCACCAAGTGCAAGCTGACGACGTCATCATGACAACCATTGTTCCTGATGGGTGCTATCTCAGAGCCAACGATAGAAACTACTACGTTCAGTTCGAAAACGTGTGTATGGATAGTAAAGCTGTAAGAATGGAACTTGTTAGACTGACCAAGGCAGCACGCAAAGCGCTTAGCTCTGAGGCCGAACAAGATTAG
- the ffh gene encoding signal recognition particle protein, producing the protein MFENLQERLGKTLKNISGRGRLTEDNIKETLREVRMALLEADVALPVVREFVKKVKERAVGVEVTKSLSPGQVFIKIVREELEKAMGEANEELNLNAQPPAVVMMAGLQGAGKTTSVGKLAKFLKEKKKKSVLVVSADVYRPAAIKQLETLAQEVDVEFFPSDISQKPVDIANNAVSHAKKKFIDVVLVDTAGRLHVDSDMMDEIKELNAAINPIETLFVVDSMTGQDAANTAKAFDEALPLTGVILTKTDGDARGGAALSIRHITGKPIKFMGVGERTDALEPFHPDRIASRILGMGDVLSLIEEVEAKVDKDKAAKVAEKVFKGDGFTLEDFAEQLKQMKNMGGMMSMLEKLPGMNNLPDAVKGQVNDKTFNQMEAIISSMTPKERARPEIIKGSRKKRIAAGSGTQVQDINKLLKQFTQMQKMMKKMKGKGGMMKMMRGMKGMMPPGMFGGGGPKF; encoded by the coding sequence ATGTTTGAGAACCTCCAAGAACGCTTAGGAAAAACGCTTAAAAATATCAGCGGCAGGGGCCGACTGACCGAAGATAATATTAAAGAAACACTGCGCGAAGTGCGCATGGCCTTGCTTGAAGCAGACGTTGCACTGCCTGTAGTGCGTGAGTTTGTAAAAAAAGTAAAAGAGCGTGCTGTTGGTGTTGAAGTCACCAAGAGTCTAAGTCCTGGTCAGGTTTTCATTAAAATTGTTCGTGAAGAACTTGAAAAGGCAATGGGTGAAGCGAATGAAGAGCTAAACCTTAACGCTCAGCCACCAGCTGTTGTTATGATGGCGGGTTTGCAAGGTGCTGGTAAAACGACCAGTGTGGGTAAACTTGCGAAATTCTTAAAAGAGAAAAAGAAAAAATCTGTTTTGGTTGTGAGTGCCGATGTATATCGTCCGGCGGCAATCAAGCAGCTTGAAACGTTAGCACAGGAAGTCGATGTTGAATTCTTCCCAAGTGACATTTCACAAAAGCCAGTTGATATTGCCAATAACGCTGTTAGCCATGCAAAAAAGAAATTCATTGACGTAGTGCTGGTGGATACCGCTGGTCGCCTCCACGTTGACAGCGACATGATGGATGAGATCAAAGAATTAAACGCGGCAATTAATCCAATTGAAACGCTTTTTGTTGTTGACTCAATGACAGGTCAGGATGCTGCCAATACTGCAAAAGCGTTTGATGAAGCACTGCCTTTAACGGGTGTGATACTAACTAAAACAGATGGTGATGCACGTGGTGGTGCAGCGTTATCTATCCGTCACATCACAGGTAAACCGATTAAGTTTATGGGTGTGGGCGAGCGAACAGATGCGCTTGAACCATTCCACCCAGATCGTATCGCCTCGCGTATTCTTGGTATGGGTGATGTGTTATCACTTATCGAAGAAGTAGAAGCAAAAGTTGATAAAGATAAGGCAGCTAAGGTTGCAGAAAAAGTCTTTAAAGGTGATGGTTTCACACTGGAAGATTTTGCTGAGCAATTAAAGCAAATGAAAAACATGGGCGGAATGATGTCAATGTTAGAAAAGCTGCCTGGCATGAATAACCTACCCGATGCAGTGAAAGGTCAAGTCAATGACAAAACCTTTAATCAGATGGAAGCCATTATTAGCTCAATGACACCAAAAGAGCGTGCGCGTCCTGAAATCATCAAAGGGTCTCGCAAGAAGCGTATCGCTGCAGGGTCAGGTACTCAAGTTCAAGATATCAATAAGCTGCTTAAGCAGTTTACTCAAATGCAGAAGATGATGAAGAAGATGAAAGGCAAGGGCGGCATGATGAAAATGATGCGCGGCATGAAAGGCATGATGCCTCCAGGTATGTTTGGCGGCGGCGGTCCTAAGTTTTAA
- a CDS encoding cytochrome C assembly family protein: protein MIIILSLLASLFYILATGHVLSRLFHKEGPSQKLTVILSTVAILSHMLVLVNSVFTQHGQDLSTINIALLTCWVIVVSVTTVSLKFPATLLLPVVYGFAAILLIASLFIPHHIIMDDINVDIGLVTHISLSLLAYCILIIATLYAVQFYFIDKRLKSKDLAIMNSHLPPLMQVESQLYQLLTVGTGLLTLALIAGFVFLDGMFDKASIHKTVLSLIAWTIFAAVTLGHHKFGWRGKPVVFAIIGASGIVTLAYFGSRFIQEVILDKF, encoded by the coding sequence ATGATCATCATTTTGTCATTATTGGCGAGCCTGTTTTACATACTAGCAACTGGACACGTGCTTTCACGTTTATTCCACAAAGAGGGCCCAAGTCAAAAGTTGACCGTCATTTTAAGTACGGTGGCGATATTGAGTCATATGCTGGTATTGGTGAACTCTGTGTTTACTCAGCATGGACAAGATTTGAGTACCATTAATATTGCCCTGCTGACCTGTTGGGTGATTGTCGTTTCTGTTACAACGGTCTCTTTAAAATTCCCCGCAACATTGTTGTTACCTGTGGTATATGGATTTGCGGCGATTTTACTGATTGCCAGTTTATTTATCCCGCACCACATCATTATGGATGACATCAATGTAGATATTGGTTTAGTCACACATATCTCTTTATCTCTACTGGCTTACTGTATTTTAATCATCGCTACCTTGTATGCCGTGCAGTTTTACTTTATTGATAAGCGCTTAAAAAGCAAAGACCTTGCCATCATGAATAGTCACTTACCTCCATTGATGCAAGTGGAATCTCAGCTATATCAACTACTCACCGTCGGCACCGGACTACTCACATTGGCATTGATTGCTGGGTTTGTATTCTTAGATGGTATGTTTGATAAAGCGTCCATCCACAAAACAGTATTGTCATTGATTGCATGGACTATTTTTGCTGCTGTGACACTAGGGCATCATAAGTTTGGCTGGCGTGGAAAACCGGTGGTGTTTGCAATTATCGGCGCATCAGGCATTGTTACTTTAGCCTACTTTGGCAGCCGATTTATCCAAGAAGTTATCTTAGACAAATTTTAA